In Exiguobacterium sp. 9-2, the genomic window GTCAATCGACCAGAATGTCTCACACCTCGTGTCCGTTCATGAATGAATCGTGTCACAAGGATGAATCCGCCGATCAAAACGACGAGAACGACGACTCCTTTGAAGATAGTCAACGCCATGGAAGGACTCTCATCGACTTGCTGAGTCGTTGGTGTATCGCTCTGAGTTGGATTCAATTTTTCTTCGACTGTTTCCGCTTGCACAGGAAGCGCAAGCAGAAACAGGAGACAAATCAGCAAAGTCACTTTTTTCATGACGAGACAGTTTTCGAGACCGCTTCAAGCACGCGATCTGCTTGGAACGGTTTAACGATGAAATCTTTTGCACCTGCTTGAATCGCATCGATGACCATCGACTGTTGCCCCATCGCTGAACACATGATGACTTTAGCGG contains:
- a CDS encoding flagellar biosynthetic protein FliO translates to MKKVTLLICLLFLLALPVQAETVEEKLNPTQSDTPTTQQVDESPSMALTIFKGVVVLVVLIGGFILVTRFIHERTRGVRHSGRLTHLGGVPLGKDRSVQLVKVQDKIYVVGVGENVQLLDTLDDLEGYEPMDLEESSSKTGSSPFLETFKQQLEQLQKNRGRS